One Pristiophorus japonicus isolate sPriJap1 chromosome 19, sPriJap1.hap1, whole genome shotgun sequence genomic window carries:
- the scaf1 gene encoding splicing factor, arginine/serine-rich 19 isoform X2, translating into MNVATRQLTDCGKTCQRDSRKQKQMRRRKACTPVGSNAITGSSPEIAVASLHGTAGNGNPEKEVVSVLLTHLTSALQHIGSTYGATLRARLNPEPQHLADLGASYFGRLEPENTEAVTDLQEGGLSSLGIRVVRHPGFALKKDRAWRYKKSVSAGLPPPSQRVPFHSILREALPYRDCLCSGGLSSVRDNGSQSLESRGIKKTSDGLSLVDSYVLSPASLDCLRRGLLRNVEGSETLEDLRTRHPDIRTEMSGQPVTKDFKAAVFSPDRDLAMKRWLDPLDVELSCLSQRGSGLETPGTGHIPSADSPLKRLVGDAPASEGANWGLVLGNGSGISNGQQRPLNGGGCSNSGNQPSSSSMSQTCSEKAESSSVPCQQNRFTCPDGRLGPDAYDPFSPTDEENVNGELGGVFSPKERTELDEEEEEAEEEQEEDEEKYDPFDPTGSVASSNNFSPVGDDSEGELKIVSDAGLTEDEECLSPEYEEDLSPESTTCVSSDVELQIDLGDAAKSRLEPDLYSSPEYRDLEPESQASFAQGFSSALETEFDNDAKLQTDVQLDSISQPDTESIGSENDLQSQNEVARGGSGDAVFEEEEPVLSPAGMDYSSMPSPDPKVPVETEALKSTPKEFLLRSTQEGDLWTSERGKELDLEAKTGAAPAQSAKREPALDLQSALRLQKDAERTASAPAAALESQSRPAPKAGSSSRAASKSASRQRSRAEAVRKDKSEGKAHGKAEHKSKSASASRYHHKSHRTVERKDNLVFTVNVSKWPEDAHKYEDSEIEEGEIVQQDEENFSPARTFRSRGRIFERLRGVEGDDFISLHADSDEGALQIDLGENPVDGGRKKLEHRRKVTNQQKEKYAKPSRSPAESKGQSGSHSESSSRSRKKHKREHKKARSKERKRSQSREHKRSTSRTRLRIHRKKSRSRSRSWERRRSSSRSRHKVSRSRTHSREHRRSRSWSPSISTSISAIGSMRASAERWKSRAPQSRESGSFRRSRSSSKSRKERRKKEKHRELEAAKRRHHSRSRSKERSQREKRAHSPSPRRSKERNEKEKDRSRERNTVSEKKHEKAAKARRDSRIVVPPSIQDLNDDDILIKARSITRTITVNPGEALEDQEDSLEVAALSPSREAMYDSDELGFENSFSDMDPGDMQEGRVAGKGQGSKVERRSGHERSHRAGESGSKLVKIKDRKRAHLDEKSSKEKRRKKLADGQKGATGAESLKPEKKGKEHLVGSQSGKKIKSVPKESKQQVPRKVKLQSKVAVLIRDGVSCVASMKDERGKGGGLIGVKFSRDRESRSPFMKTEDKGHDPKPGRHRADSSADSKGAPSRPPKPKAAAKPRSAAKKAKAAGGKAKGSGKKKKEAKPKAVPKKATSDSGGGSSSSKDSSPFRLKEELSWSSSEKSDDKGTLPSPAKDTAEQGLSPLSQISEGAAQPLEAAFVPKEPPQHQPPPLPPPQQQKDYHEHSDTSKVNGDKPRAASKPLAWDLQTGGGMLALTALLFKMEEANRAKAQDSIQAITQILSQTKPAAPAMTTSLSAHLPASQPKFLRLGCAAGLPSLSGSVGQPPATSSGKLYSMLESVETTRTEGPTSSDGNMDSDRYLKKLHTQERAVEEVKLAIKPFYQSKEINKDDYKDILRKAVHKICHSKSGEINPVKVANLVRAYVEKYKYSRRHSKEGGRQSNGKEAGKLEKHGKASAQT; encoded by the exons TGTCCGCTGGTCTCCCACCTCCATCACAGAGGGTACCATTTCACAGCATCTTACGGGAAGCTTTACCTTACAGGGACTGCTTATGCAGTGGTGGACTGTCCAGCGTAAGAGACAATGGCAGCCAATCGCTGGAGTCCCGTGGCATTAAGAAGACAAGCGATGGGTTGAGCTTGGTGGATTCATACGTTTTGTCGCCTGCGTCTTTGGACTGTTTGAGACGAGGGCTGCTGAGGAACGTGGAGGGAAGTGAGACTTTGGAGGACTTGCGAACGAGACACCCAGATATAAGGACAGAGATGAGTGGCCAGCCAGTGACTAAAGACTTCAAGGCAGCAGTTTTCTCCCCCGATAGGGACTTGGCAATGAAGAGATGGCTGGATCCGTTGGACGTAGAGCTGAGCTGTCTGTCTCAGAGAGGCAGCGGGCTTGAGACCCCCGGCACAGGTCACATACCCTCGGCAGATTCTCCCTTAAAAAGACTTGTGGGTGACGCACCGGCCTCTGAAGGAGCCAATTGGGGCCTGGTCCTCGGCAATGGGAGCGGCATCTCAAATGGCCAACAAAGGCCGTTGAATGGAGGTGGATGCTCCAATTCAGGGAACCAACCGAGTTCGTCCAGCATGTCTCAAACATGTTCAGAGAAGGCTGAATCCAGCTCGGTCCCTTGTCAGCAGAATCGGTTCACCTGCCCTGACGGTCGATTGGGGCCCGACGCCTATGACCCATTCAGTCCGACGGACGAGGAGAACGTCAACGGAGAGCTAGGCGGTGTCTTCTCTCCGAAAGAGCGGACTGAattggacgaggaggaggaagaggcggaggaggagcaggaggaggacgaggagaaataTGACCCCTTCGATCCCACGGGTTCTGTGGCGAGCTCCAACAACTTCAGCCCGGTCGGGGACGACTCGGAGGGCGAGCTGAAAATCGTCAGCGACGCGGGGCTCACCGAGGACGAGGAGTGTTTGAGCCCCGAGTACGAGGAAGACCTGTCGCCGGAGTCGACCACCTGCGTCTCGTCCGACGTGGAGCTGCAGATTGACCTTGGGGACGCGGCCAAGTCCCGTCTCGAGCCGGATCTCTACAGCTCTCCCGAGTACAGAGACCTGGAGCCCGAGTCCCAGGCGAGTTTCGCACAAGGATTCAGCTCCGCCCTCGAAACCGAATTCGACAACGACGCTAAGCTCCAGACCGATGTCCAGCTCGACTCGATCTCTCAACCGGACACTGAATCTATTGGGTCGGAAAATGATCTGCAGTCCCAGAATGAAGTGGCGAGAGGGGGAAGCGGCGATGCGGTGTTTGAAGAGGAGGAGCCGGTATTGTCACCGGCTGGGATGGATTATAGCTCGATGCCGAGCCCCGATCCGAAGGTACCAGTGGAGACCGAAGCGTTGAAATCGACTCCGAAAGAATTCTTGCTCCGCTCCACGCAGGAGGGGGACCTGTGGACAAGCGAGCGAGGGAAGGAGCTGGATCTGGAAGCCAAGACCGGCGCTGCACCCGCGCAATCAGCCAAGCGAGAGCCGGCCTTGGATTTGCAAAGCGCGCTCAGGCTCCAGAAGGACGCCGAAAGGACCGCCTCTGCTCCAGCGGCAGCTCTGGAGTCCCAAAGCCGGCCGGCGCCCAAGGCGGGTTCGAGCAGCCGGGCGGCGTCCAAGTCCGCGTCGCGGCAGCGCTCGCGGGCCGAAGCCGTCCGCAAGGATAAATCGGAAGGCAAGGCGCACGGCAAGGCGGAGCACAAGAGCAAATCCGCCTCCGCCTCCCGCTATCACCACAAGTCCCACCGCACCGTCGAGCGCAAGGACAACCTGGTCTTCACGGTGAACGTCTCCAAATGGCCCGAGGACGCCCACAAGTACGAGGACTCGGAGATCGAGGAAGGTGAGATCGTGCAGCAGGACGAGGAGAACTTCAGCCCGGCCCGGACCTTCCGCAGCCGGGGCCGGATCTTCGAGCGCCTGCGGGGGGTGGAAGGCGATGACTTCATCTCCCTGCACGCGGACTCCGACGAAGGGGCGCTGCAGATCGACCTGGGCGAGAACCCGGTGGACGGCGGCCGCAAGAAGCTTGAGCACCGGAGGAAGGTGACCAACCAGCAGAAGGAGAAGTACGCCAAGCCGTCCCGCTCGCCGGCGGAGTCCAAGGGCCAGTCGGGCTCGCACTCGGAGTCCAGCTCCCGCAGCCGCAAGAAACACAAGCGGGAGCACAAGAAGGCGCGGTCGAAGGAGCGCAAGCGCTCCCAGTCGCGGGAGCACAAGCGCTCCACGTCCCGGACCCGATTGCGGATCCACCGCAAGaaatcccgctcccgctcccggtccTGGGAGCGCCGCAGGTCGAGCTCGCGGTCCCGCCACAAGGTGTCGCGGTCCCGGACCCACTCCAGAGAGCACCGGCGATCTCGGTCGTGGTCGCCCTCCATCAGCACCAGCATCTCCGCCATCGGGTCGATGAGGGCCTCGGCCGAGCGCTGGAAAAGCCGCGCGCCGCAGTCCCGGGAAAGCGGCTCGTTCCGGCGCTCCCGCTCCAGCAGCAAGTCGCGGAAGGAAAGGCGCAAGAAGGAGAAGCACCGGGAGCTGGAGGCAGCCAAGCGGCGGCACCATTCGCGGTCCCGGTCCAAGGAGCGGTCGCAgagggagaagagagcccacagccCTTCCCCCAGGCGGTCGAAAGAACGGAACGAGAAGGAGAAGGACCGAAGCCGAGAGAGGAACACGGTGAGCGAAAAGAAGCATGAAAAGGCTGCAAAAGCAAGGCGTGACAGCAGAATCGTGGTTCCCCCTTCCATCCAAGACCTGAATGATGACGACATATTGATCAAAGCTCGCTCTATCACCAGGACCATTACCGTGAACCCAGGGGAGGCTCTGGAAGACCAGGAAGATTCACTGGAGGTGGCAGCCCTGTCCCCAAGCAGGGAAGCAATGTACGACTCGGACGAGTTGGGTTTCGAGAACAGCTTCTCCGACATGGATCCTGGGGACATGCAGGAGGGAAGGGTGGCTGGGAAGGGGCAAGGGAGTAAGGTCGAGAGGAGAAGCGGCCACGAGAGGAGCCATCGAGCCGGAGAATCTGGCTCAAAGCTGGTCAAAATCAAGGACCGGAAGCGTGCTCACCTGGATGAGAAGTCCAGCAAGGAGAAGCGGAGGAAAAAGTTGGCTGATGGGCAGAAGGGGGCGACGGGGGCGGAGAGCCTGAAaccggagaagaaggggaaggagcACCTGGTGGGCAGCCAGTCCGGCAAGAAAATCAAGTCGGTGCCCAAGGAGAGCAAGCAGCAGGTGCCGAGGAAAGTTAAGCTCCAGTCCAAGGTGGCTGTTCTGATCCGGGACGGGGTGAGCTGCGTGGCCTCCATGAAGGACGAGCGCGGGAAAGGCGGGGGCTTGATCGGCGTGAAGTTCAGCCGCGACCGAGAGAGCCGGTCCCCGTTCATGAAGACCGAGGACAAGGGCCACGACCCGAAGCCCGGCCGGCATCGAGCCGACAGCTCGGCCGACAGCAAGGGCGCCCCCTCGCGGCCGCCGAAGCCAAAGGCCGCCGCCAAGCCGCGGTCCGCCGCCAAGAAGGCCAAGGCAGCCGGCGGCAAGGCCAAGGGCTCcgggaagaagaagaaggaggccAAGCCGAAAGCCGTGCCGAAGAAGGCGACGTCAGATAGCGGcggcggcagcagcagcagcaaggacTCCAGCCCCTTCCGGCTCAAGGAAGAGCTGTCGTGGTCCTCGTCGGAGAAGTCCGACGACAAGGGCACCCTCCCGAGCCCGGCCAAGGACACGGCCGAGCAGGGCCTGTCCCCCCTCTCGCAGATCTCGGAGGGGGCCGCCCAGCCCCTCGAGGCGGCCTTCGTGCCAAAGGAGCCCCCGCAGCACcagccccctcccctgccccctccgcAGCAGCAGAAGGACTACCACGAGCACAGTGACACCTCGAAGGTCAACGGCGACAAGCCCAGGGCGGCCAGCAAACCTTTGGCATGGGACCTCCAAACTGGAGGAGGAATGTTAGCAC TTACTGCACTGCTGTTCAAGATGGAGGAAGCGAACCGAGCCAAGGCCCAGGATTCGATTCAAGCAATTACTCAG ATTCTCAGTCAGACTAAGCCCGCCGCACCAGCGATGACGACCAGTCTCTCTGCCCACCTCCCCGCCAGCCAGCCCAAGTTTCTCCGCCTAGGCTGCGCAGCGGGACTGCCCTCACTGTCTGGATCGGTCGGCCAGCCGCCGGCCACCTCCTCCGGGAAGCTGTACAGCATGTTGGAGAGCGTCGAGACCACCAGGACGGAAGGCCCCACCAGCTCCGACGGCAACATGGACAGCGACCGG TACCTGAAGAAGCTTCACACACAGGAGCGAGCGGTGGAGGAGGTAAAGCTGGCCATCAAACCGTTCTACCAGAGTAAAGAGATCAACAAGGACGATTACAAAGACATTCTCCGCAAGGCTGTACATAAG atTTGCCACAGTAAAAGTGGCGAAATCAACCCCGTGAAAGTGGCCAACCTGGTGAGAGCCTATGTGGAGAAGTACAAGTACTCACGGAGGCACAGCAAGGAAGGAGGTCGCCAGAGCAACGGCAAGGAGGCCGGGAAGTTAGAAAAACACGGAAAAGCGTCAGCACAGACGTAA